In Variovorax paradoxus, a single genomic region encodes these proteins:
- a CDS encoding MotA/TolQ/ExbB proton channel family protein, translating into MLAFDTVLFELARLFLWPVTLGVLLSFVYAVYCLGAFGIEYVQRRRDPLRALVLQRHATASQEQMELVVLKQLEGVRLCSRVAPMLGLIATMIPMGPALVAVASGESQGVAQSLAPAFASVIVALASASITFVVYTVRRRWLMRELVTVLDARDRLS; encoded by the coding sequence ATGCTGGCCTTCGACACCGTTCTCTTCGAGCTTGCGCGCCTGTTCCTCTGGCCGGTGACGCTGGGCGTGCTGCTGTCCTTCGTTTATGCGGTCTATTGCCTCGGCGCCTTCGGCATCGAGTATGTGCAGCGCCGCCGCGATCCGTTGCGCGCGCTGGTGCTGCAACGCCACGCCACCGCGAGCCAGGAGCAGATGGAGCTGGTGGTGCTCAAGCAGCTCGAAGGCGTGCGGCTGTGCAGCCGGGTGGCGCCGATGCTGGGGCTGATCGCCACGATGATCCCGATGGGCCCGGCGCTGGTGGCCGTGGCCTCGGGCGAATCGCAGGGCGTGGCGCAGAGCCTGGCGCCCGCGTTCGCCAGCGTGATCGTGGCGCTGGCTTCGGCTTCCATCACCTTCGTGGTGTACACCGTGCGCCGCCGATGGCTCATGCGCGAACTGGTGACGGTGCTGGACGCGCGGGATCGGCTCTCATGA
- the bluB gene encoding 5,6-dimethylbenzimidazole synthase — protein sequence MTSPTFTEEEAQAVYRAIHERRDMRHFAGGQVEPDVLRRLLDAAHHAPSVGFMQPWRFIRVRGEALRQRLHHVVEQERVLTARALGEREDEFMRLKVQGLLDAAELLVVTLADGREKHVFGRRTLPRMDLASASCAIQNLWLAARAEGLGMGWVSLFDPAEVSVLLGLPEGAEPIALLCLGPVHQFYEEPMLQRERWAKREPLASLVFDESWGRPSDLFDPTSSPTEPT from the coding sequence GTGACCAGCCCGACTTTCACTGAAGAAGAAGCGCAGGCGGTCTATCGCGCCATCCACGAGCGCCGCGACATGCGCCACTTCGCAGGCGGCCAGGTGGAGCCCGATGTGCTGCGACGGCTGCTCGACGCGGCACACCACGCGCCCAGCGTCGGCTTCATGCAGCCGTGGCGCTTCATCAGGGTTCGCGGCGAAGCCTTGCGGCAGCGGTTGCACCACGTCGTCGAACAGGAACGCGTGCTCACGGCCCGCGCGCTCGGCGAGCGTGAAGACGAGTTCATGCGGCTCAAGGTGCAGGGCCTGCTCGACGCCGCCGAACTGCTCGTGGTGACGCTGGCGGACGGACGCGAGAAGCACGTGTTCGGCCGCCGCACGCTGCCTCGAATGGACCTGGCCTCGGCCTCCTGCGCCATCCAGAACCTCTGGCTTGCGGCGCGCGCCGAAGGGCTGGGCATGGGCTGGGTGTCGCTGTTCGATCCGGCCGAGGTGTCGGTGCTGCTCGGGCTGCCCGAAGGCGCCGAGCCCATCGCCTTGCTGTGCCTGGGGCCCGTGCACCAGTTCTACGAAGAGCCGATGCTGCAGCGCGAACGCTGGGCGAAGCGCGAGCCGCTCGCGTCGCTGGTGTTCGACGAAAGCTGGGGCCGTCCTTCGGACCTGTTCGACCCCACTTCTTCTCCCACGGAGCCGACCTGA
- a CDS encoding ABC transporter substrate-binding protein: MRMKNKIRIPLAALGLAIFALAAHALDVVDERGVTVSLREPPRRIVTLLPSLTESVCALGACDRLVGVDRYSNSPEQVKALPQVGGGLDPNVEAIVALKPDAVLLAKSSRVTQRLEALGIKVLVLEPKSHADVRRVLDKLDQVLGTHEAPKVWRVIDASVSAAAQSLPASAKGLRVYFEVNSAPYAAGESSFIGETLTRLGVKNIVPASLGPFPKLNPEYVVRANPDLIMVSVRSAQGLEQRPGWAGIRAVREGRICRFSAEQSDVLVRPGPRMDEAARLMAQCLSDKGGKR; encoded by the coding sequence ATGCGCATGAAGAACAAGATCCGCATTCCCTTGGCCGCGCTCGGCCTGGCCATTTTTGCGCTGGCGGCGCATGCGCTGGACGTGGTCGACGAGCGCGGCGTCACCGTGAGCCTGCGCGAGCCGCCGCGCCGCATCGTCACGCTGCTGCCTTCGCTCACCGAATCGGTCTGCGCGCTCGGCGCCTGCGACCGGCTGGTGGGCGTCGACCGCTATTCGAATTCGCCCGAGCAGGTCAAGGCGCTGCCGCAGGTCGGCGGCGGGCTCGATCCGAACGTCGAAGCCATCGTCGCGCTCAAGCCCGACGCGGTGCTGCTCGCCAAGTCGTCGCGCGTGACGCAGCGGCTGGAGGCGCTGGGCATCAAGGTGCTGGTGCTCGAGCCCAAGAGCCATGCCGACGTGCGGCGCGTGCTCGACAAGCTCGACCAGGTGCTCGGCACGCACGAGGCACCCAAGGTCTGGCGCGTGATCGACGCCAGCGTGTCGGCCGCCGCGCAGTCGCTGCCCGCGAGCGCCAAAGGCCTGCGCGTGTACTTCGAGGTGAACAGCGCGCCGTACGCGGCGGGCGAGTCGTCGTTCATCGGCGAGACGCTCACCCGGCTCGGCGTGAAGAACATCGTGCCGGCATCGCTCGGGCCCTTTCCCAAGCTCAACCCCGAGTACGTGGTGCGCGCCAATCCCGACCTCATCATGGTCAGCGTGCGCAGCGCGCAAGGGCTGGAGCAGCGGCCCGGCTGGGCCGGCATCCGCGCGGTGCGCGAAGGGCGCATCTGCCGCTTCAGCGCCGAGCAGTCCGACGTGCTGGTGCGCCCCGGCCCGCGCATGGACGAGGCCGCGCGCCTGATGGCGCAGTGCCTGAGCGACAAGGGCGGCAAGCGGTGA
- the cobO gene encoding cob(I)yrinic acid a,c-diamide adenosyltransferase — translation MQIETPPSEKPYEKPEGERRGIVIVNTGDGKGKSTAAFGLALRAHGRGKAVKIYQFMKVPTARFGEHRMFEQIGIPIEGLGDGFSWKSQDLERSGQLARDGWEKAKAAIMSGEFFLVVLDEITYPLIYGWLPLDGVLETLRARPRHVHVVLTGRRCPPEIIELADTVTEMTLVKHAFKAGIPAQRGIED, via the coding sequence ATGCAGATCGAAACACCACCCAGCGAGAAGCCTTACGAGAAGCCCGAGGGCGAGCGCCGCGGCATCGTCATCGTCAACACCGGCGACGGCAAGGGCAAGAGCACGGCCGCCTTCGGCCTCGCGCTGCGCGCCCATGGCCGCGGCAAGGCCGTGAAGATCTACCAGTTCATGAAAGTGCCGACGGCGCGTTTCGGCGAGCACCGCATGTTCGAGCAGATCGGCATTCCGATCGAGGGGCTGGGCGACGGCTTCAGCTGGAAGAGCCAGGACCTGGAGCGCTCGGGCCAGCTCGCGCGCGACGGCTGGGAGAAGGCGAAGGCGGCGATCATGTCGGGCGAGTTCTTTCTCGTGGTGCTCGACGAGATCACTTACCCGCTGATCTACGGATGGCTGCCGCTCGACGGCGTGCTCGAAACCTTGCGCGCACGGCCCAGGCATGTGCACGTGGTGCTGACGGGGCGCCGCTGCCCACCGGAGATCATCGAGTTGGCCGATACGGTGACCGAGATGACTTTGGTGAAGCACGCGTTCAAGGCTGGTATTCCTGCGCAGCGCGGGATCGAGGATTGA
- a CDS encoding DUF2149 domain-containing protein, protein MSRRQFSILSSLDSDDDDPVLSTINLIDVFMVVIGMLMIAVINNPMNPFAQDKVTIIRNEGKPDMEIITREGQKLTRFKASGATGQGDGEKAGTAWRLKDGTMVYVPADAVPAQGGK, encoded by the coding sequence ATGAGCCGGCGGCAGTTTTCCATCCTGAGCAGCCTGGACAGCGACGACGACGATCCGGTGCTCTCGACCATCAACCTGATCGACGTGTTCATGGTGGTGATCGGCATGCTGATGATCGCGGTCATCAACAACCCGATGAACCCGTTCGCGCAGGACAAGGTGACGATCATCCGCAACGAGGGCAAGCCCGACATGGAGATCATCACGCGCGAAGGCCAGAAGCTCACACGCTTCAAGGCCAGCGGCGCGACGGGGCAGGGCGACGGCGAAAAGGCCGGCACCGCCTGGCGGCTGAAGGACGGCACGATGGTCTACGTGCCGGCGGACGCGGTGCCGGCGCAGGGCGGGAAGTGA
- a CDS encoding bifunctional adenosylcobinamide kinase/adenosylcobinamide-phosphate guanylyltransferase, protein MPPMNKPATVEHEFILGGQKSGKSRRAEQRAADWLLAGPRTHRAVMIATAQAYDDEMLERIVRHQADRAERVPGMRTIEEPIELARAIVTQSTPETLVVVDCLTLWLTNLMMPMPCEDARPATRTPATHAAMLLVALREARGPVVLVGNEIGLGVIPLGRETRAFVDALGRLNQDVAAACHRVTLMAAGLPLSLKAPAACA, encoded by the coding sequence ATGCCCCCCATGAATAAGCCGGCGACAGTCGAGCACGAGTTCATCCTCGGCGGCCAGAAGAGCGGCAAGTCGCGCCGCGCCGAGCAAAGGGCAGCCGACTGGCTCCTTGCCGGCCCGCGCACGCATCGCGCCGTGATGATCGCCACCGCCCAGGCCTATGACGACGAGATGCTCGAGCGCATCGTGCGCCACCAGGCCGACCGCGCCGAGCGCGTGCCCGGCATGCGCACCATCGAAGAGCCCATCGAACTCGCGCGCGCCATCGTCACGCAGAGCACGCCCGAGACGCTGGTGGTGGTCGACTGCCTCACGCTCTGGCTCACCAACCTGATGATGCCGATGCCCTGCGAAGACGCCCGTCCCGCCACGCGCACGCCGGCCACGCACGCCGCCATGCTGCTGGTCGCGCTGCGCGAAGCGCGCGGGCCCGTGGTGCTGGTGGGCAACGAGATCGGCCTGGGCGTGATCCCGCTGGGCCGCGAGACCCGCGCCTTCGTCGATGCGCTGGGCCGCTTGAACCAGGACGTGGCCGCCGCCTGCCATCGCGTGACGCTCATGGCCGCCGGCCTGCCGCTGAGCCTGAAAGCACCCGCCGCATGCGCATGA
- a CDS encoding TonB-dependent receptor domain-containing protein, protein MISHASVSRGRAPARRLRFACLPLALASAFGGLAHAQEAPTLGETVVTANRTPQALSDLVGDVSIIDRQTIERSGATGVADVLARLPGIEISRSGGVGNTTSLYIRGAETRFTAVYLDGVRIDSQSTGGAGWEGIPLSQIDRIEVLRGPAAAVYGSDAIGGVIQLFTRRGEEGVSPYAGIGFGSYGLRKIEGGVSGKSGLLDYSFGVAHEESKGYNIQPVDKRNVVKDGFTSPDRDGYNSTSGNLKLGFQITPDQRIDATLLASDIQAGYDATVSYKTKLPFLFANDISSNTLRTAGLTWSAKWNDVYSTRVQITDSQSVYKTQPSFYRTETHLRGYLFQNEFRFGPHLVTAALERREDALDNAPTTSSKLLSRDRAQDAVSLGYGFVQGPHSLQLHLRHDRDSEFGGKTTGSAAYGYAITPSLRFTASAGTAFRVPTLYQRFSEYGLASLQPESSRNVELGLQYTEGASHAGIVVYKNQVRNLITFDGTAKGCASSFGCYGNTARARYQGVTLSGGHRIGDVTLRTSLDFQDPRDLGTHNLLARRAQRHATFGADWRVAGWTLGAEVQTSSRRYDDAANSVKLGGYTVLNLSASTQITRDLNLIARVDNVGNKDYQYARLYATAGRTAYVGLKWTPQ, encoded by the coding sequence ATGATTTCCCACGCTTCCGTTTCCCGTGGCCGCGCTCCCGCGCGCCGTCTCCGTTTCGCCTGCCTGCCGCTGGCGCTGGCATCCGCCTTCGGCGGCCTGGCCCATGCGCAAGAAGCGCCCACCCTCGGCGAAACGGTGGTCACGGCCAACCGCACGCCGCAGGCGCTGTCCGACCTGGTGGGCGACGTGTCCATCATCGATCGCCAGACCATCGAGCGCAGCGGCGCCACGGGCGTGGCCGATGTGCTGGCGCGCCTGCCGGGCATCGAGATTTCGCGCTCCGGCGGCGTGGGCAATACCACCAGCCTGTACATCCGCGGCGCGGAAACGCGCTTCACCGCCGTCTACCTGGACGGCGTGCGCATCGACTCGCAATCGACCGGCGGCGCCGGCTGGGAAGGCATTCCGCTGTCGCAGATCGACCGCATCGAAGTGCTGCGCGGGCCGGCCGCCGCGGTGTACGGCTCGGACGCCATCGGCGGCGTGATCCAGCTCTTCACCAGGCGCGGCGAAGAGGGCGTCTCGCCTTACGCGGGCATCGGTTTCGGCAGCTACGGCCTGCGCAAGATCGAAGGCGGCGTGAGCGGCAAGTCGGGCCTGCTGGACTACTCCTTCGGCGTCGCGCATGAAGAGAGCAAGGGCTACAACATCCAGCCGGTCGACAAGCGCAACGTGGTCAAGGACGGCTTCACCAGCCCCGACCGCGACGGCTACAACAGCACCTCGGGCAACCTGAAGCTGGGCTTCCAGATCACGCCCGATCAGCGCATCGACGCCACGCTGCTGGCCAGCGACATCCAGGCCGGCTACGACGCCACCGTGTCCTACAAGACCAAGCTGCCGTTCCTGTTCGCCAACGACATCTCGAGCAATACGCTGCGCACCGCCGGCCTCACCTGGTCGGCCAAGTGGAACGACGTCTACAGCACCCGCGTGCAGATCACCGATTCGCAGTCGGTCTACAAGACGCAGCCGAGCTTCTACCGCACCGAAACCCACCTGCGCGGCTACCTGTTCCAGAACGAATTCCGCTTCGGCCCGCACCTGGTGACGGCGGCCCTTGAGCGCCGCGAAGACGCGCTCGACAACGCGCCCACCACCAGCTCGAAGCTGCTCTCGCGCGACCGCGCGCAGGACGCGGTGTCGCTGGGCTACGGCTTCGTGCAGGGCCCGCACTCGCTGCAGCTGCACCTGCGCCACGACCGCGACAGCGAGTTCGGCGGCAAGACCACCGGCAGCGCCGCCTACGGCTATGCCATCACACCGTCGCTGCGCTTCACGGCCTCGGCCGGCACCGCCTTCCGCGTGCCCACGCTGTACCAGCGCTTCAGCGAATACGGCCTGGCATCGCTGCAGCCCGAATCCAGCCGCAACGTCGAACTGGGCCTGCAGTACACCGAAGGCGCCTCGCATGCCGGCATCGTGGTCTACAAGAACCAGGTGCGCAACCTGATCACCTTCGACGGCACGGCCAAGGGCTGCGCCTCGTCCTTTGGTTGCTACGGCAACACCGCGCGCGCCCGCTACCAGGGCGTCACGCTGTCGGGCGGCCATCGCATCGGCGACGTCACGCTGCGCACCTCGCTCGACTTCCAGGACCCGCGCGACCTCGGCACGCACAACCTGCTGGCACGCCGCGCGCAGCGCCACGCCACCTTCGGCGCCGACTGGCGCGTCGCGGGCTGGACGCTGGGCGCCGAGGTGCAGACCTCGAGCCGGCGCTACGACGACGCCGCCAACAGCGTCAAGCTGGGCGGCTACACGGTGCTGAACCTGTCGGCCAGCACGCAGATCACGCGCGACCTGAACCTGATCGCGCGGGTCGACAATGTGGGCAACAAGGACTACCAGTACGCGCGCCTGTACGCCACCGCCGGCCGCACCGCGTACGTCGGTCTCAAGTGGACGCCGCAATAA
- a CDS encoding FecCD family ABC transporter permease, whose amino-acid sequence MSAAHRHTAHLRRVLLLGLGLLVLGAGAMLLGLGIGSTGFESLLLARHDPVALQIVWDIRLPRTLGAWLAGALLGLAGSVAQGLFRNPLADPYLLGSASGASLGVALALLMFGGSAASTQWVMRLGLTGAAFVGAVVAVMLTLLLARGVQQTLRLLLAGVIVGVVLGAAKDLITIASADILQAIQGFILGSTGLVGWSACAVMAMVGAVCLLLGWALAPVLDGLALGEATARSLGLPLGAMRAALVVVLALATGAAVAQTGLIAFVGLAAPHLVRSAVKTTHARLIVLSALMGGLLLMSADLLARWLIAPQELPVGVLTAVLGGSYLLWLMHRRGARGGVA is encoded by the coding sequence GTGAGCGCGGCCCACAGGCACACGGCGCACCTGCGGCGGGTGCTGCTGCTCGGCCTGGGCCTGCTGGTGCTGGGCGCCGGGGCGATGCTGCTGGGCCTGGGCATCGGCAGCACCGGCTTCGAGAGCCTGCTGTTGGCCCGGCACGACCCGGTGGCGCTGCAGATCGTGTGGGACATCCGGCTGCCGCGCACGCTCGGCGCCTGGCTGGCCGGCGCCTTGCTCGGGCTGGCGGGCTCGGTGGCGCAGGGGCTGTTTCGCAATCCGCTGGCCGACCCGTACCTGCTGGGCAGCGCCTCGGGTGCCTCGCTCGGCGTGGCGCTGGCGCTGCTGATGTTCGGCGGCTCGGCCGCCAGCACGCAATGGGTGATGCGGCTCGGGCTCACCGGCGCGGCCTTCGTCGGCGCGGTGGTCGCGGTGATGCTCACGCTGCTGCTCGCGCGCGGCGTGCAGCAGACGCTGCGGCTGCTGCTCGCGGGCGTGATCGTCGGCGTGGTGCTGGGCGCCGCCAAAGACCTCATCACCATCGCCTCGGCCGACATTCTTCAGGCCATACAGGGCTTCATCCTCGGCAGCACCGGGCTGGTCGGCTGGAGCGCCTGCGCCGTGATGGCGATGGTCGGCGCGGTGTGCCTGCTGCTGGGCTGGGCGCTGGCGCCGGTGCTCGACGGGCTGGCGCTCGGCGAGGCCACGGCGCGCAGCCTGGGCCTGCCGCTGGGCGCGATGCGCGCGGCGCTAGTGGTGGTGCTCGCGCTGGCCACCGGCGCGGCGGTGGCGCAGACCGGGCTGATCGCCTTCGTCGGTCTGGCTGCGCCGCATCTGGTGCGCTCGGCGGTCAAGACCACGCATGCGCGGCTGATCGTGCTGTCGGCGCTGATGGGCGGGCTGCTCCTGATGTCGGCCGACCTGCTGGCGCGCTGGCTGATTGCGCCGCAGGAGCTGCCGGTGGGCGTGCTCACGGCGGTGCTGGGCGGCAGCTACCTGCTGTGGCTGATGCACCGGCGCGGCGCGCGCGGGGGCGTGGCATGA
- a CDS encoding ABC transporter ATP-binding protein, whose amino-acid sequence MSNAPALEARRLSATLGATEVLHGIDLALASGRWTSIVGPNGAGKSTLLKALAGLLAHRGEVRLFGQAQAKIPARARAQRLSWLGQSGTGEGSADDLMVYDVAMLGRLPHQRWLAAPSDADRDAVERALRTTQAWDWRDRPLGQLSGGERQRVLLARALAVEAELLLMDEPLANLDPPHQADWMQTARALVAEGRTVVSVLHELPMALAADELVVMNHGRVTHHGACGNPATHAALEQVFDHRIRVHRVADQWIALPQ is encoded by the coding sequence ATGAGCAACGCTCCCGCGCTCGAAGCACGCCGCCTGAGCGCCACGCTCGGCGCCACCGAGGTGCTGCATGGCATCGACCTGGCGCTCGCCTCCGGGCGCTGGACCAGCATCGTCGGGCCGAACGGCGCGGGCAAGTCGACCTTGCTCAAGGCGCTGGCGGGGCTGCTCGCGCACCGGGGCGAGGTGCGGCTGTTCGGCCAGGCGCAGGCGAAGATTCCGGCGCGCGCGCGAGCGCAGCGCTTGTCTTGGCTCGGCCAGAGCGGCACGGGCGAGGGCAGTGCCGACGACCTGATGGTGTACGACGTCGCCATGCTCGGCCGCCTGCCGCACCAGCGCTGGCTGGCCGCGCCCAGCGATGCCGACCGTGACGCCGTCGAACGTGCGCTGCGCACCACCCAGGCCTGGGACTGGCGCGACCGGCCGCTGGGCCAGCTTTCCGGCGGCGAGCGCCAGCGCGTGCTGCTGGCGCGCGCGCTGGCGGTCGAGGCTGAGCTGCTGCTGATGGACGAGCCGCTCGCCAATCTCGACCCGCCGCACCAGGCCGACTGGATGCAGACGGCGCGCGCCCTGGTCGCCGAAGGCCGCACGGTGGTCAGCGTGCTGCACGAGCTGCCGATGGCGCTGGCCGCCGACGAACTGGTGGTGATGAACCACGGCCGCGTGACGCATCACGGCGCCTGCGGCAACCCGGCCACGCATGCCGCGCTGGAGCAGGTGTTCGACCACCGCATCCGCGTGCACCGCGTTGCCGACCAATGGATCGCGCTGCCGCAGTAA
- a CDS encoding cobyrinate a,c-diamide synthase, whose protein sequence is MDAAISNPSQRSDTAGAAAAACAAVLVAAPASGQGKTTVAAALARLHARQGRRVRAFKCGPDFLDPLWLALATGAPVHSLDLWMTGEADCRERLRAAAADCDLLIVEGVMGLFDGTPSAADLSQRFGLPVLAVIDAHAMAGTFGALAYGLQNFRPGLPWAGVLANRVGSERHAGMLKEALREPSRWLGALPRDAGFTLPERHLGLVVADELGDAMARLDAVADVLAGTLLGQLDVAQLPQVRFDAAPPVAPVAPLLAGSTIAIARDAAFSFIYPANLDVLGALGARLSFFSPLAGDALPACDAVWLPGGYPELHAEALSRCEPMRAELAAHVAAGKPVWAECGGMMALFDELATHDDGAGDRNVHRLWGLLPGRVTMQKRLAGLGPQQLQLGGHALRGHTFHYSRCETPLAPVARTARPGTTQAVGAQGGEALYVHGPVRASYFHAWFASSPEATACLFGAMPIELQSHAPHE, encoded by the coding sequence GTGGACGCCGCAATAAGCAACCCCTCGCAACGAAGCGACACCGCCGGTGCCGCGGCGGCCGCCTGCGCCGCGGTGCTGGTGGCGGCCCCGGCCTCGGGGCAGGGCAAGACCACGGTCGCGGCCGCGCTCGCGCGGCTGCACGCGCGGCAGGGCCGGCGGGTGCGGGCCTTCAAGTGCGGGCCCGACTTTCTCGATCCGCTCTGGCTCGCGCTGGCCACCGGCGCGCCGGTGCATTCGCTCGACCTCTGGATGACCGGCGAGGCCGACTGCCGCGAGCGCCTGCGCGCGGCGGCGGCCGACTGCGACCTGCTGATCGTCGAAGGCGTGATGGGCCTGTTCGACGGCACGCCCAGTGCCGCCGACCTGTCCCAGCGCTTCGGCCTGCCGGTGCTGGCCGTGATCGACGCGCACGCCATGGCCGGCACCTTCGGCGCGCTGGCCTACGGCCTGCAGAACTTCAGGCCCGGCCTGCCGTGGGCCGGCGTGCTGGCCAACCGCGTCGGCAGCGAGCGCCATGCCGGCATGCTGAAAGAGGCGCTGCGCGAACCGTCCCGATGGCTGGGTGCCTTGCCGCGCGACGCCGGCTTCACCTTGCCCGAGCGTCACCTCGGCCTGGTTGTTGCCGACGAACTGGGCGACGCGATGGCGCGCCTCGACGCCGTGGCCGACGTGCTGGCCGGCACGCTGCTGGGACAGCTGGACGTCGCGCAACTGCCGCAGGTGCGCTTCGATGCCGCGCCGCCGGTAGCCCCGGTGGCACCGCTGCTGGCCGGCAGCACCATCGCCATTGCGCGCGACGCCGCCTTCTCCTTCATCTACCCCGCGAACCTCGACGTGCTCGGCGCGCTGGGTGCGCGGCTGTCTTTCTTCTCGCCGCTCGCGGGCGACGCCTTGCCCGCTTGCGACGCCGTCTGGCTGCCCGGCGGCTACCCGGAGCTGCATGCCGAGGCGCTGTCGCGCTGCGAGCCGATGCGTGCCGAGCTGGCGGCCCATGTCGCCGCCGGCAAGCCCGTGTGGGCCGAGTGCGGCGGCATGATGGCGCTGTTCGACGAACTGGCCACGCATGACGACGGCGCGGGCGACCGCAACGTGCATCGCCTCTGGGGCCTGCTGCCCGGCAGGGTGACGATGCAGAAGCGCCTGGCCGGTCTCGGCCCGCAGCAACTGCAGCTCGGCGGCCACGCATTGCGCGGTCACACCTTCCACTATTCACGCTGCGAGACGCCACTCGCGCCCGTCGCGCGCACCGCCCGGCCCGGCACGACCCAGGCCGTGGGCGCGCAGGGCGGCGAGGCGCTCTATGTGCACGGTCCGGTGCGCGCCAGCTATTTCCATGCGTGGTTCGCTTCCAGCCCGGAAGCCACCGCGTGCCTTTTCGGCGCCATGCCCATCGAGTTGCAAAGCCATGCCCCCCATGAATAA